From a single Mycolicibacterium mengxianglii genomic region:
- a CDS encoding helix-turn-helix domain-containing protein, which yields MLAALDAGPEHAAFLCLHVHRTTLHYRQQQITELTGLDLAVPADRFLAFTVWLRVAMSTSPLADLVTSA from the coding sequence ATGCTCGCGGCCCTGGACGCCGGCCCCGAACATGCGGCGTTCCTCTGCCTGCACGTGCACCGCACGACGCTGCACTACCGCCAGCAACAGATCACCGAACTGACCGGCCTGGACCTGGCGGTTCCTGCTGACCGATTTCTCGCGTTCACCGTGTGGCTGCGCGTTGCGATGAGCACCTCGCCGCTGGCCGACCTGGTGACATCGGCCTAA
- the car gene encoding carboxylic acid reductase: MSTSHGARDLRFQRRFEKISTSDAQFFAAQPDPATSEALNRPDVHLTDTIRTVMEAYADRPALGQRAVGFVTDAAGRTVAELQPQFETLTYREVWRRVRALADALADNPVRPGDRVATLGFTSADYAIVDMALSLVGAVAVPLQTSAPVQQLHPVLVETEPVAILSSVDHLEDAVELSLAAYTPKRLVVFDYRPQVDQQREAVESATARLAGRGVPVEALDDLINSAPAHSVGPVIDRGDAETLRLLIYTSGSTGTPKGAMYTDRLMATCWRPWYSPEFGTSGELPAIALTFMPISHIMGRQILYSTLGAGGTAYFAARSDMSTLLEDLALVRPTRLDFVPRIWEMLFQEVQSEVDQRWTDGEDREAIELQVMAEQREKRIGGRHFSALTGSAPISPELYDWVEAFLDIPLTEVYGSTEDGIVLVDGHIKRPPVIDYKLVDVPDLGYFGTDRPHPRGELVVRTPTLIPGYYKRPEVTAELFDADGWYYTGDVMAEIAPDQLVYVDRRNNVLKLSQGEFVTVSTLEAAYGGHPSVRQIFVYGNSARSYLLAVIVPTDDALAGADGDPTRVKALLSEALQSVARDAGLQSYEIPRDFLVETTPFTLENGLLTGIQKLARPRLKEHYGPALEQLYADLTDGQADVLRSLRGNGANRPTLETVSRAAGALLGAAAADLAPDVAFTELGGDSLSALTFGNLLRDIFDIDVPVGVIVSPASDLAGIAAYVDAQRAGGTKRPTFDVVHGRDATEVRARDLTLDKFLDDATLAAAPSLPGPSREIRTVLLTGATGFLGRYLALQWLERMNLVDGKVILLVRAKDNAAARHRVDATFDSGDPTLLGHYRSLAADHLEVIAGDKGDANLGLDGATWQRLADSVDLIVDPAALVNHVLPYSQLFGPNVVGTAELIRIALTTRIKPYLYVSTIGIGDQIDPDEFVEEADVRQMSPTRNVSDGYANGYANSKWAGEVLLREAHDLCGLPVSAFRCDMILADTTYAGQLNVPDMFIRMMLSLVATGIAPYSFYQLDASGNRQRSHYDGLPVEFIADAMATLGANVVAGYETYHVMNPYDDGISMDTYVDWLIDAGYLITRVPDYGHWLARFETALRALPDKQRQASLLPLLHNYQTPDRPINGSMAPAQHFRTAVQDNKIGPDKDIPHVSAPVILKYITDLELLGLL; this comes from the coding sequence ATGTCAACTTCACATGGTGCACGCGACCTCCGGTTCCAGCGCCGATTCGAGAAAATCAGCACCAGCGACGCGCAATTCTTTGCCGCCCAGCCCGATCCAGCCACCAGCGAGGCACTCAACCGCCCCGACGTCCACCTCACCGACACGATTCGCACGGTGATGGAGGCCTATGCCGACCGGCCCGCACTCGGCCAGCGCGCCGTCGGATTCGTCACCGACGCAGCCGGGCGGACCGTTGCCGAGCTACAGCCGCAATTCGAGACGCTGACCTACCGCGAGGTGTGGAGGCGCGTCCGCGCGCTCGCTGATGCGCTGGCAGACAATCCGGTCAGGCCCGGTGACCGCGTGGCCACACTCGGCTTCACCAGCGCGGACTACGCGATCGTCGACATGGCGTTGTCGCTGGTCGGGGCCGTCGCCGTCCCGCTACAGACCAGCGCGCCGGTTCAACAACTGCACCCGGTCCTCGTCGAAACCGAACCGGTCGCGATCCTCTCCAGCGTCGACCATCTCGAGGATGCTGTCGAACTCTCCCTCGCCGCTTACACGCCCAAGCGGCTGGTGGTCTTCGACTACCGCCCGCAGGTGGATCAGCAGCGCGAGGCCGTCGAGTCCGCGACGGCACGCCTGGCGGGTCGAGGCGTCCCGGTGGAGGCTCTCGACGACCTGATCAACAGCGCGCCGGCGCACTCCGTCGGTCCGGTAATCGACCGCGGTGACGCTGAGACGCTACGGCTGTTGATCTATACGTCGGGTTCAACGGGAACGCCTAAAGGCGCGATGTACACCGACCGTCTGATGGCGACATGCTGGCGACCCTGGTACAGCCCGGAATTCGGCACGAGTGGCGAGCTACCGGCGATCGCGCTGACGTTCATGCCGATCAGCCACATCATGGGTCGACAGATCCTGTACTCCACTCTGGGAGCTGGCGGCACGGCCTACTTCGCTGCACGCAGTGACATGTCCACCCTGCTCGAGGATCTGGCGCTGGTCCGCCCGACGAGGCTCGATTTCGTCCCTCGCATCTGGGAAATGCTGTTTCAGGAGGTGCAGAGCGAGGTCGACCAGCGCTGGACCGACGGCGAAGACCGTGAGGCCATCGAACTGCAGGTGATGGCCGAGCAACGCGAGAAACGCATTGGCGGACGCCATTTTTCGGCGTTGACGGGTTCGGCGCCAATCTCGCCCGAACTGTATGACTGGGTCGAGGCGTTTCTCGACATCCCCCTGACCGAGGTGTACGGCTCAACCGAAGACGGCATCGTCCTGGTCGACGGCCACATCAAGCGGCCCCCGGTGATCGATTACAAGCTGGTGGACGTGCCAGACCTTGGGTACTTCGGCACCGACAGGCCCCACCCGCGCGGCGAATTGGTGGTCAGGACACCGACTCTGATTCCCGGCTACTACAAGCGACCTGAGGTCACCGCCGAACTGTTCGACGCAGACGGCTGGTACTACACCGGGGACGTGATGGCCGAGATCGCCCCCGATCAGTTGGTCTATGTCGACCGCCGCAACAACGTGCTCAAGCTTTCGCAGGGTGAGTTCGTCACCGTCTCTACGTTGGAGGCAGCCTATGGTGGACACCCGTCGGTACGTCAGATCTTCGTATACGGAAACAGTGCGCGCTCCTACCTGCTCGCCGTGATCGTGCCGACCGATGACGCCCTCGCCGGCGCTGACGGCGACCCGACGCGGGTCAAGGCGCTGCTGAGCGAAGCGTTGCAGAGCGTCGCGCGCGACGCGGGCTTGCAGTCCTACGAGATTCCGCGCGACTTCCTGGTCGAGACAACGCCGTTCACGCTGGAGAACGGACTGCTGACCGGGATACAGAAGCTGGCCCGCCCCAGACTCAAGGAGCACTACGGCCCGGCTCTCGAGCAGCTCTACGCCGACCTCACCGACGGCCAGGCCGACGTGCTTCGCTCCCTGCGCGGAAACGGCGCGAACCGGCCGACGCTGGAGACGGTGAGCCGGGCAGCCGGTGCGCTTCTGGGCGCCGCAGCCGCCGACCTGGCGCCCGATGTGGCGTTCACCGAACTCGGCGGCGATTCATTGTCGGCATTGACGTTCGGCAATCTGCTCCGTGACATCTTCGACATCGATGTACCGGTAGGGGTCATCGTCAGCCCGGCCAGCGACCTCGCGGGCATCGCCGCCTACGTCGACGCACAGCGTGCCGGCGGGACCAAGAGGCCGACCTTCGACGTGGTGCACGGACGCGACGCAACCGAAGTGCGTGCCCGCGATCTGACATTGGACAAGTTCCTCGACGACGCGACATTGGCCGCCGCACCGTCATTGCCCGGACCGAGCCGGGAAATTCGAACCGTCCTGCTGACCGGGGCAACCGGATTTCTCGGCCGCTACCTCGCTTTGCAATGGCTCGAGCGGATGAACCTGGTGGACGGCAAAGTGATTCTCCTGGTGCGCGCCAAGGACAACGCCGCGGCCCGCCACCGTGTTGACGCGACGTTCGACAGTGGTGATCCCACGCTGCTCGGGCACTACCGGTCGCTGGCCGCCGACCATCTCGAAGTGATCGCCGGCGACAAAGGCGATGCCAACCTCGGTCTGGACGGCGCCACGTGGCAACGGTTGGCCGACAGCGTTGACCTGATCGTCGACCCCGCTGCGCTCGTCAACCACGTTCTGCCCTACAGCCAACTGTTCGGGCCCAACGTCGTCGGTACCGCGGAACTGATCCGCATCGCACTGACCACCCGGATCAAGCCCTACCTCTACGTCTCCACGATCGGTATCGGCGACCAAATCGATCCGGACGAATTCGTCGAGGAGGCCGACGTCCGGCAGATGAGCCCGACCCGCAACGTCAGCGACGGCTACGCCAACGGCTACGCCAACAGCAAGTGGGCCGGCGAGGTGCTGCTACGTGAAGCCCATGACCTGTGCGGCCTGCCGGTGTCGGCGTTCCGCTGCGACATGATCCTCGCGGACACGACCTACGCCGGACAGCTCAACGTGCCCGACATGTTCATCCGGATGATGCTGTCGCTGGTGGCCACCGGGATCGCGCCGTACTCGTTCTACCAACTGGACGCCAGCGGCAACCGGCAACGCTCGCACTACGACGGGCTGCCCGTGGAGTTCATCGCCGACGCCATGGCCACGTTGGGCGCCAATGTGGTTGCGGGCTACGAGACCTACCACGTGATGAACCCTTACGACGACGGCATCAGTATGGACACCTATGTCGACTGGCTCATCGATGCCGGCTACCTGATCACCCGGGTGCCCGACTATGGCCACTGGTTGGCGCGATTCGAGACGGCGCTGCGCGCCCTGCCCGACAAGCAACGCCAGGCGTCGCTGCTGCCGCTCCTGCACAACTACCAGACACCCGACCGGCCGATCAACGGTTCAATGGCACCCGCGCAGCACTTCCGGACGGCAGTGCAGGACAACAAGATCGGACCGGACAAAGACATCCCGCACGTCTCCGCCCCGGTGATCCTCAAATACATCACCGACCTGGAGCTGCTCGGTCTGCTCTGA